In a single window of the Scophthalmus maximus strain ysfricsl-2021 chromosome 18, ASM2237912v1, whole genome shotgun sequence genome:
- the irak1bp1 gene encoding interleukin-1 receptor-associated kinase 1-binding protein 1 homolog: MDSPSRVFAAIQPAAAREFAGYEREQGLEVRAAHRPTPNNRVREVQVTGTAEVCCPADRVSVRVSVANSKESVDEVTSSVSRRLEYILQALRQHGISDKDASVRRFLHREADLYRMDAEVVVTFSDFEKMEQVCRVLLEKLDKSVCVGRPQFHHSAGCLSQMRRRVCVCAVENAQQKASDISQLLGQSLGPPLLVREEETREWRNEEEEEHGGRGQGAAPTINASSRVSVSFSLRDRSRKKL; this comes from the exons ATGGACAGCCCGAGCCGAGTATTCGCTGCGATACAACCGGCAGCGGCTCGTGAGTTCGCCGGTTACGAAAGGGAGCAGGGGCTGGAAGTACGAGCAGCTCACCGGCCGACTCCGAATAACCGTGTGAGGGAGGTCCAGGTCACGGGGACCGCGGAGGTCTGTTGCCCGGCGGACCGAGTCTCTGTCCGGGTCAGCGTGGCCAACAGCAAGGAGTCCGTGGACGAGGTCACCAGCAGCGTTTCCCGGCGACTCGAGTACATCTTGCAGGCTCTCAG ACAACATGGCATCAGTGACAAAGACGCCTCAGTGAGGAGGTTTCTCCACAGAGAGGCGGACCTATATCGCATGGACGCAGAG GTCGTGGTCACCTTTTCAGATTTTGAGAAGATGGAGCAAGTATGTCGCGTACTGCTGGAGAAGCTGGACAAGAGTGTCTGTGTGGGAAGGCCACAGTTTCACCACAGTGCGGGATGCCTGAGTCAGATGAG aaggcgagtgtgtgtatgcgcagTTGAAAACGCTCAGCAGAAGGCCAGCGACATCAGCCAGCTCCTGGGACAAAGCCTGGGTCCCCCCTTActggtcagagaggaggagaccaggGAGTGgaggaacgaggaggaggaagagcatgGAGGCAGAGGGCAGGGCGCTGCACCCACAATCAACGCCTCCTCGCGGGTGTCCGTCTCCTTCAGCCTCAGAGACAGGAGCAGGAAAAAACTCTAA
- the si:dkey-261l7.2 gene encoding uncharacterized protein si:dkey-261l7.2 isoform X2, with amino-acid sequence MALCKYNRSETVSRCSGFLRHAAWQVVGGSALRSPIRGLLRIWKEWRRSYLNGTAWMEWANQHMSYVNSLVGLEQEVTQERPPVETMLYDNDQGFFGASNTVRSPRPPYVFLRVGDVVMERKGHMVGVVVSWDPELRAPPEWVDRMSSSPEGIKAEKTPHYKVLFSGPGPTSLLVAYLPQTQLQRITGMRPNIPTLDNYFTHFDGERFIMQPWLRERFPEDDANDA; translated from the exons ATGGCCCTATGTAAATACAACAGAAGTGAAACTGTGTCACGTTGCTCGGGTTTCCTCAGACACGCTGCGTGGCAGGTAGTTGGAGGAAGCGCACTGAGGAGTCCGATACGAGG GTTGCTTAGAATTTGGAAAGAGTGGAGAAGATCGTACCTCAACGGCACTGCGTGGATGGAGTGGGCGAACCAACACATGTCCTATGTCAA CTCTCTGGTTGGcctggaacaggaagtgacacaggaGCGGCCTCCTGTAGAGACCATGCTTTATGACAATGACCAGGGCTTCTTTGGAG CATCCAACACGGTGCGAAGTCCTCGCCCTCCGTATGTGTTTCTACGGGTCGGAGACGTGGTGATGGAGCGGAAAGGCCACATGGTTGGTGTGGTGGTGAGCTGGGACCCTGAACTGCGAGCCCCACCAGAGTGGGTCGACAGGATGTCTTCCAGTCCTGAG ggCATCAAAGCAGAGAAGACGCCTCATTACAAGGTACTGTTCAGCGGGCCTGGACCCACATCTCTGTTGGTGGCATACCTGCCTCAAACACAACTGCAGCGCATCACTGGGATGAGG CCCAACATTCCCACTTTGGACAATTACTTCACTCATTTTGATGGGGAGCGGTTCATCATGCAGCCCTGGCTGAGAGAGCGCTTTCCTGAAGATGACGCCAATGATGCCTGA
- the si:dkey-261l7.2 gene encoding uncharacterized protein si:dkey-261l7.2 isoform X1: MPRLSAAAALQLALLLSAVPAQYLISRWSGPTAAQRLHATAGLLRIWKEWRRSYLNGTAWMEWANQHMSYVNSLVGLEQEVTQERPPVETMLYDNDQGFFGASNTVRSPRPPYVFLRVGDVVMERKGHMVGVVVSWDPELRAPPEWVDRMSSSPEGIKAEKTPHYKVLFSGPGPTSLLVAYLPQTQLQRITGMRPNIPTLDNYFTHFDGERFIMQPWLRERFPEDDANDA; encoded by the exons ATGCCTCGGCTCTCGGCCGCCGCGGCGCTGCAGCTCGCGCTGCTGCTCTCCGCGGTGCCCGCGCAGTACCTCATCTCCCGGTGGAGCGGCCCCACCGCGGCGCAGCGCCTCCACGCCACGGCGGG GTTGCTTAGAATTTGGAAAGAGTGGAGAAGATCGTACCTCAACGGCACTGCGTGGATGGAGTGGGCGAACCAACACATGTCCTATGTCAA CTCTCTGGTTGGcctggaacaggaagtgacacaggaGCGGCCTCCTGTAGAGACCATGCTTTATGACAATGACCAGGGCTTCTTTGGAG CATCCAACACGGTGCGAAGTCCTCGCCCTCCGTATGTGTTTCTACGGGTCGGAGACGTGGTGATGGAGCGGAAAGGCCACATGGTTGGTGTGGTGGTGAGCTGGGACCCTGAACTGCGAGCCCCACCAGAGTGGGTCGACAGGATGTCTTCCAGTCCTGAG ggCATCAAAGCAGAGAAGACGCCTCATTACAAGGTACTGTTCAGCGGGCCTGGACCCACATCTCTGTTGGTGGCATACCTGCCTCAAACACAACTGCAGCGCATCACTGGGATGAGG CCCAACATTCCCACTTTGGACAATTACTTCACTCATTTTGATGGGGAGCGGTTCATCATGCAGCCCTGGCTGAGAGAGCGCTTTCCTGAAGATGACGCCAATGATGCCTGA